CTCGTCAAGACCGCCCTGGCCTCGGCCCAGGTTTTGATCATCATCGCCGGGGCCTCGGCTCTGTCCTACGCCCTGACCATGCTGGGCTTCGCCAGAAACGTCCAGAATCTGCTGACCGTCTGGGAACTTGGACCTCTGGGCTTCCTGATCCTCCTGAACCTCGTCCTACTCGGCATCGGGACCTTTCTGGAAACCACCGCAGCCCTGTACCTCGTCGTCCCGGTCATCGTCCCGCTGGCCCTGGCCCTCGGCGTGGACCCCGTCCACCTGGGAATCTTAACCGTCTTCAACCTGGTCTTGGGCATGGTCACCCCGCCCTTCGGCATCTCCCTTTTCGTCACATCCACCATCGCCGGACTCGAACCCCGCCAGGTTTTCGAACGGGTCTGGCCCTTCTTTTTCGTAGGGCTGGCCGTCCTGGCCCTCATCCTCGTCTTTCCAGATCTCTGCCTTTTCCTGCCCAGGCTCATGATCCGAGGCGGATGATGCCCGGTCATACTAACTCATAGAGCGAAAATAACCGCTCCTGACGACACAGCGAAATCAGACCGGCCAACAGCCGAAACAAAGGAAAAAAGAGAAATGCCCCAGAGAACGGGGCCGGAAGAAATCAGCTAGAGGCCCCGGGCCGCGGCCAGAAAGGCTTGATGCCGAAGGTCGTAGGGCGGATGCCCGAAAAATGCCGAACCGGAAACGAACACCGAAGCCCCGGCCTCGACAAGGTCCCGAATATTTCCGGGCTGGACCCCTCCGTCCACTTGGATGACCGTGGCGAGGTCCCGATTGCGAATCATGGCCGCCAGGCTCCGGATCTTGTCCAAACTGAAGGGAATGAAGGACTGGCCTCCGAAACCAGGATTCACGCTCATGATCAGGACCAGATCCAGCAGGGGCAGAACGTATTCCAAAACCGACAGAGATGAGGCCGGATTTAGGGCCAGGCCGCAGCGGACCCCGGCCTGGCGAATCTGCTGCAGGGTCCGCTCCAGGTGAAGCGTGGCCTCGGCATGGACACAGACCAGGTCGGCCCCGGCGTCCACGAAATCGGCGATGTACCGCTCGGGACGGTCGACCATCAGGTGCACGTCAAAAAACAGGGAAGTGGCCGGACGCAGGGCTTTGATCACCGGAGCCCCCAAGGTGATGTTGGGGACGAATGCCCCGTCCATGACATCCCAATGCACCCAGGGCAGCCCGGCGGCCTCCAGGGCCGAAAGTTCCTCGGCCAGTCGGCCAAAATCAGCCGACAGCAGGGATGGGGATATGATGATCTCTTGGCTCTCCACGCTCATTCCTCCCTGTCGCTCATGGGAAAATCCACCCTGATCTTGAAGGTCTTCTCTGCCGGAAGATTCATGATCTCGATGCCGGTCTTGGTCGTGATCTCGGCCAAAGTTTTCTCCACATCCTCCCAGGATGGACCGATGAAAGTGAACCAGACATTTCGCTCGTGGTCGCGCAGATAGTTGTGGGTCACTCCGGGATGTCGGTTGACCTCGGCCACAAAGGCCTCGAGCTTGTCCTCGGGCACCGAGGCTGAACACAGTGTCGACCTCCACCCCAACTCCCTGGACTGGAAATTGGCCCCGATCCGGCGAATGACCCCGGACCGCTTGAGGGCCATGACCCTCTCAAAGGCCTCGTCTTCGGCAATGCCCACCCGGGCACCAATCTCCTCATAGGGTCTGGAGACAATGGGAAAATCGACCTGGATGATGTCCAGGATCTTGCGGTCGACGTTATCCATGGATGTCCTCATGTTCTGGCCGGTCGATAGGTGCACAGAGGTTCCTCGGCCAGATGGTCTCCGGACATGGTCAGAGCCCTGGCCCGGCAGCCCCCACAGACCCGGTGATATTCGCACGGACCGCATTTTCCCTTGTAGCAGGACGGAGTTCTGAGCTCCACGAAGCGCTCCGATCGGGCCCATATCTCCGGAAAAGGCCGTTTGCGGACGTTTCCGCAGTCCAATTCCAGAAACCCGCACGGCTGGACCGTGCCAACGTGGGAGATGAAGCAGAACCCGATGCCGCCCAGACACCCCCGGGTCATGGCATCGAGACCGAAATTCTCAGGGGTGACGGCCACGCCCTCGGCCTTGGCGCGCTGGCGCATAATCCGGTAGTAGTGCGGAGCGCAGGTGGCCTTGAGGTGCATGTCCGTGGTCTTGCGGAAGTCGTAGAACCAACTCAGAACATCCTCGTATTCCTGGGCGTTGATGATCTCGCTCCGGATCTGGTCGCCCCGGCCCGTGGGCACCAGGAGAAAAATGTGCCAGGCCGCAGCGCCCAACCCCTTGGCCAGATCGAAGATCTCCCTGAAGTGTCCGAGATTCTGCCTAGTGACCGTGGTGTTGACCTGAAAAGGCAGACCCGCGCCCTTCAGATGGCGGATCCCGGCCAGGGATCGCTCAAAGGCTCCGGGCACGCCCCTGAAGTCGTCGTGGAGTTCAGCAGTGGGCCCGTCTAAAGAAATGCTACACCGCTGTACCCCGGCCGAAATCATCTTGCGGGCATTTTCCGGATTGACCAGAGTGCCGTTGGGGGCCATGACGCAGCGTAGGCCCTTGGAGGTGGCGTATCCGACCAGCTCGAAGATATCCGGGCGAAGCAGTGGCTCGCCACCGGTGAAGATGATGATCGGGCTCCCGGTCTCCGGAAAGGTGTCGATGAGGGCCTTGGCCTCGTTCGTGTCCAGCTCATCCGGATAGGGCTCTTCGTGGGCTTCGGCCCGACAATGCTTACAGGCCAGATTGCACGATCTGGTAATTTCCCAGGCCACGAGTCTGAGGGGCGGAATGCCCTGGCCGGAAGGGTGGCCGTGGCCGCTCATTCCCTGTTCCATTCCAGGACCTGCTCGGCGAAATAGGTGATCACGAACCGGGCTCCGGCCCTGGCCAGGCTGGTCAAGGTCTCCATGACCACTGCCCGCTCATCCAGCCAGCCATTGGCAGCAGCGGCCCTGATCATGCTGTATTCGCCGCTGACCTGGTAGGCCCCGACCGGAATGTCGAACCGCTCGCTCACTTGGCGGACCACGTCCAGATAGGGCAGCCCCGGCTTGACCAGAAGGAGGTCCGCCCCCTCGGCCACATCCGCAGCGGCCTCCTGCAGGGCTTCCCGCAGGTTGGCCGGGTCCATCTGATAGGTTTTGCGATCCCCGAACTGGGGGGTGCTTTCGGCCGCCTCCCGGAACGGACCGTAGAAGGATGACGAATACTTGACCGCATAGGACATGATGGGCAGATCCAAGAATCCCTCCTCGTCCAAGGCGGCCCGAATGGCCTCCACCCGGCCGTCCATCATGTCCGAAGGGGCCACTACGTCCGCTCCGGCCCTCGCGTGGGACACGGCCGTCCGGGCCAGGAGGGTCAGGGATGCGTCGTTGATCACCGCACCGTTTTTGACCACTCCGCAATGGCCGTGGGAGGTGTATTCGCACAGGCAGACATCGGTCACAACGAGGAGATCCGGCCATTTCTCCTTGATCATGGCCACGGCCCGCTGCACGATGCCATCGGCCGCATAGGCTCCGACGGCCCGTTCGTCCTTTTGGGCCGGGATCCCGAACAGAATGAGCCCCCGCAGTCCCAGATCCGCGGCCCTGGACACTCGACGTTCGAGGGCCTTGAGCCCGTATTGGCTCTGGCCAGGCATGGCTTTTATCTCTTGGACGAAGTCCTCGTCCTCGCTGTCCACCACAAAATATGGCTGGATGAGGGTCTCAGGCCGGACGACGGTTTCCCGGACCAGATTTCTAATGACCTGCGAACGCCTCAGGCGGCGTCCACGAAAAAAATTCGGCATGAGCTACGGCCTCTTGAATGCTACGGTTTCACGATTCGAACTAGGCGATTTCCTCGTCGGTCAGATAACAGGCCGGATCCGGGGCCCAGATGTCCCCGTAATAGGCTTCAGCCCTGGCCCGAAAATTTCCCCCACAAATGTTTAAAAATCGGCAGGTCGCGCACCGGCCGGTGACGTGGGCCTTCTTGTCCTTGAGCTTGTGTAAAAGTTCGATCTTCGGGTCGGTCCAGATTTCTGAAAAAGGCCGCTCCAGGACGTTGCCGAAGGTATGGTTTCGCCAAAACTGATCGGCGTGGACCTGTCCGTCCCAAGAGATGCACCCGATTCCCCGGCCCGAACTGTTGCCCTCGTTGAACTGCAGAAGTTCCAAAACCTCTGCGGCCCGATCCGGATTCTCCTTGAGCAGCCGGAGATAGACCAGGGGACCGTCGGCGTGGTTGTCCACGGTCAGGATTTCCTTGGGCATGCCGGCCTCAAAAAATTTGCGGCTGGCATCCATGATGTCGTTGACCACTTTCCGGGTCTCTTCATGTCCCAGATCCTCGTTGATCAACTCACTTCCACGGCCCGAATAGACCAGATGGTAGAAGCAGCACCTCGGGACTTCCAATTCCTCGAGAAGCCTGAACACCTCCGGAATTTCGTCAGCGTTCCGCTTGTTGATGGTGAACCTGAGCCCGACTTTAAGCCCGGCCTCTTGGCAGTTTCTGACCCCGTCCAGGGCCCGGCGAAAAGCACCGGTCACACCGCGGAACCGGTCATGAACCGCCTCGCCTCCGTCCAAAGAAATGCCCACATAGGACAAGCCGACCTCTTTCAGTTCGGCCGCCTTGGCCTTAGTGATCAGGGTTCCGTTGGTGGAAATAACCGCCCGCATGCCGCGGTCCACGGCATAGTGGGCCAATTCGGTCAAATCGGCCCGAACCA
This window of the Deltaproteobacteria bacterium genome carries:
- a CDS encoding ribulose-phosphate 3-epimerase — encoded protein: MSVESQEIIISPSLLSADFGRLAEELSALEAAGLPWVHWDVMDGAFVPNITLGAPVIKALRPATSLFFDVHLMVDRPERYIADFVDAGADLVCVHAEATLHLERTLQQIRQAGVRCGLALNPASSLSVLEYVLPLLDLVLIMSVNPGFGGQSFIPFSLDKIRSLAAMIRNRDLATVIQVDGGVQPGNIRDLVEAGASVFVSGSAFFGHPPYDLRHQAFLAAARGL
- the ahbD gene encoding heme b synthase, translated to MEQGMSGHGHPSGQGIPPLRLVAWEITRSCNLACKHCRAEAHEEPYPDELDTNEAKALIDTFPETGSPIIIFTGGEPLLRPDIFELVGYATSKGLRCVMAPNGTLVNPENARKMISAGVQRCSISLDGPTAELHDDFRGVPGAFERSLAGIRHLKGAGLPFQVNTTVTRQNLGHFREIFDLAKGLGAAAWHIFLLVPTGRGDQIRSEIINAQEYEDVLSWFYDFRKTTDMHLKATCAPHYYRIMRQRAKAEGVAVTPENFGLDAMTRGCLGGIGFCFISHVGTVQPCGFLELDCGNVRKRPFPEIWARSERFVELRTPSCYKGKCGPCEYHRVCGGCRARALTMSGDHLAEEPLCTYRPART
- the ahbC gene encoding 12,18-didecarboxysiroheme deacetylase; its protein translation is MIGISKLYCDTVEPSDALRYGRQSKILPSHLLQFSEDKKPVVVWNMTKRCNLKCVHCYAQAVGEQGRDEIDTVQAKAIIDDLADFGAPVILFSGGEPLVRADLTELAHYAVDRGMRAVISTNGTLITKAKAAELKEVGLSYVGISLDGGEAVHDRFRGVTGAFRRALDGVRNCQEAGLKVGLRFTINKRNADEIPEVFRLLEELEVPRCCFYHLVYSGRGSELINEDLGHEETRKVVNDIMDASRKFFEAGMPKEILTVDNHADGPLVYLRLLKENPDRAAEVLELLQFNEGNSSGRGIGCISWDGQVHADQFWRNHTFGNVLERPFSEIWTDPKIELLHKLKDKKAHVTGRCATCRFLNICGGNFRARAEAYYGDIWAPDPACYLTDEEIA
- the hemB gene encoding porphobilinogen synthase, with the protein product MPNFFRGRRLRRSQVIRNLVRETVVRPETLIQPYFVVDSEDEDFVQEIKAMPGQSQYGLKALERRVSRAADLGLRGLILFGIPAQKDERAVGAYAADGIVQRAVAMIKEKWPDLLVVTDVCLCEYTSHGHCGVVKNGAVINDASLTLLARTAVSHARAGADVVAPSDMMDGRVEAIRAALDEEGFLDLPIMSYAVKYSSSFYGPFREAAESTPQFGDRKTYQMDPANLREALQEAAADVAEGADLLLVKPGLPYLDVVRQVSERFDIPVGAYQVSGEYSMIRAAAANGWLDERAVVMETLTSLARAGARFVITYFAEQVLEWNRE
- a CDS encoding Lrp/AsnC family transcriptional regulator produces the protein MDNVDRKILDIIQVDFPIVSRPYEEIGARVGIAEDEAFERVMALKRSGVIRRIGANFQSRELGWRSTLCSASVPEDKLEAFVAEVNRHPGVTHNYLRDHERNVWFTFIGPSWEDVEKTLAEITTKTGIEIMNLPAEKTFKIRVDFPMSDREE